One Ferviditalea candida genomic region harbors:
- a CDS encoding Fic family protein: MDTATYIPPEPQLVDKTQLVDKCMENLEFYINEPKDDLDELIRAAIIHAQFETIHPFLDGNGRIGRILIPLYLFNKKVTCTRTI; the protein is encoded by the coding sequence ATGGATACAGCAACTTACATCCCTCCGGAACCTCAGTTAGTGGATAAAACTCAGTTAGTGGATAAATGCATGGAGAATCTTGAATTTTACATCAACGAACCCAAAGACGATCTTGACGAGCTTATTCGGGCTGCCATCATTCACGCGCAATTTGAAACCATTCATCCATTCCTTGATGGAAATGGAAGGATTGGCCGAATTTTAATTCCGCTTTATCTGTTTAATAAAAAAGTGACCTGTACGAGAACGATTTGA
- a CDS encoding Fic/DOC family N-terminal domain-containing protein produces the protein MSYFSAIKIGFFVHKTEDCNDKSPFSPEYLPLASERIDQLFFIRELIEANKKVAQYQVLLQNTKLQSQLLLNPVMLHEAVQSTKIEGTQKSPWMKFLK, from the coding sequence ATGTCATATTTTTCTGCAATCAAAATTGGCTTTTTTGTTCATAAAACAGAGGATTGCAATGACAAAAGCCCCTTTTCACCCGAATATCTACCACTTGCCTCCGAGAGAATCGACCAGCTTTTTTTCATCAGAGAATTAATCGAAGCTAACAAAAAAGTGGCTCAATATCAAGTACTGCTTCAAAACACGAAGCTGCAATCGCAATTACTACTAAATCCTGTAATGCTTCATGAAGCAGTTCAATCCACAAAAATTGAAGGTACTCAAAAGTCACCCTGGATGAAGTTCTTGAAGTAG
- a CDS encoding YtxH domain-containing protein — translation MGIFISEKRRRQELRRNTLKGVAIGTVLGGIAAVLLTPVNGREARQKLVESSKKVMDETSGLIQEGMAHISRKSKYGNHQTEMDEQIKSGISGDEK, via the coding sequence ATGGGAATCTTCATTTCGGAAAAACGCAGGCGTCAGGAGCTAAGGAGAAACACTTTAAAAGGCGTTGCCATTGGCACGGTTTTGGGCGGCATTGCCGCGGTTTTGCTTACTCCCGTGAACGGCAGAGAGGCTCGTCAGAAGTTGGTTGAATCAAGCAAAAAAGTGATGGACGAAACATCCGGCTTAATTCAGGAAGGGATGGCCCACATAAGCCGAAAGTCCAAATATGGCAATCATCAGACTGAAATGGACGAGCAGATTAAATCCGGTATAAGCGGGGATGAAAAATGA